One stretch of Streptomyces hygroscopicus DNA includes these proteins:
- a CDS encoding sugar ABC transporter permease: protein MTSDVPALAALRRSPVAARRLLVFTCFLVTAVTLTPIVMMVLVAFQSDTESMAARPSLWPGSWHPENIGRAFDLVPLGRYLLNTIIFAGGTALLETATAALAAYAFARLRFRGRGVLFGVYLTTLMIPSQVTLIPQFILVAKMHGVDTWPGMILPHAFTALGVFLLRQFFLGVPRDYEEAARLDGANRWQTFIRIIIPLAVPAIATLAVFKFISQWNNLLWPLVISNSDSTRTAAVGLQVFQSTNGTQWNLLLMAAAITTVPLIVLFFLTQRWFVKGITMSGLGGR, encoded by the coding sequence ATGACCTCTGACGTTCCCGCGCTCGCGGCGCTGCGCCGCTCGCCCGTGGCGGCCCGGCGGCTGCTGGTGTTCACCTGTTTCCTGGTCACCGCGGTCACCCTCACCCCCATCGTGATGATGGTGCTGGTGGCCTTCCAGTCCGACACCGAGTCGATGGCGGCGCGGCCGTCGCTGTGGCCCGGCAGCTGGCATCCGGAGAACATCGGCCGCGCCTTCGACCTCGTCCCCCTGGGCCGCTATCTGCTGAACACCATCATCTTCGCCGGCGGTACGGCACTCCTGGAGACGGCCACCGCGGCGCTGGCCGCGTACGCCTTCGCCCGGCTCCGCTTCCGTGGTCGCGGCGTGCTGTTCGGCGTGTATCTGACCACCTTGATGATCCCCTCGCAGGTCACACTGATCCCGCAGTTCATCCTGGTGGCGAAGATGCACGGGGTGGACACCTGGCCCGGGATGATCCTGCCGCACGCCTTCACCGCGCTCGGAGTGTTCCTGCTCCGCCAGTTCTTCCTGGGCGTCCCCCGCGACTACGAGGAGGCAGCCCGCCTGGATGGGGCGAACCGCTGGCAGACCTTCATCCGGATCATCATCCCGCTCGCCGTCCCGGCCATCGCCACCCTGGCGGTGTTCAAGTTCATCAGCCAGTGGAACAACCTGCTCTGGCCGCTGGTGATATCCAACAGCGACTCCACCAGGACCGCGGCGGTCGGCCTCCAGGTGTTCCAGTCCACCAACGGAACCCAGTGGAATCTGCTGCTGATGGCGGCCGCCATCACCACCGTGCCGCTCATCGTGCTCTTCTTCCTCACCCAGCGCTGGTTCGTCAAAGGCATCACCATGAGCGGGCTCGGAGGCCGCTGA
- a CDS encoding ABC transporter permease: MAAPTRTAATAAPRRTPRGPLRGRRSRRHGSETLAAWLFLLPSLAGFLVFTAGPVIAAGVISLLDWNLFSPPRFIGLDNFARLGPDDTFWSALGNTAYFTFVSVPLTLLVSLGLALLLNQGLRRMAVFRSLLLLPYATITVAVAFVWVWLYIPHDGLINAVLGGFGIDGPAWLISDDWAMPALIVMSVWKSFGFGMVIFLAGLQAIPQQLYEAAKVDGASPWRTFREVTLPLLSPSVFFTVVTSIIGSFQVFDQALVMTDGGPGTSTTTLVMYIYRTGFENYEQGYAAAQSMVLFAFIVVITAAQFLFQRRLVHYDL; this comes from the coding sequence ATGGCTGCCCCAACCCGCACCGCGGCGACCGCGGCCCCACGGCGAACACCGCGTGGCCCGCTGCGTGGCCGCCGGTCCCGGCGGCACGGCTCGGAGACGCTCGCCGCCTGGCTGTTCCTCCTGCCGAGCCTGGCCGGATTCCTGGTCTTCACCGCCGGACCGGTCATCGCGGCCGGGGTGATCTCACTGCTGGACTGGAATCTGTTCAGCCCGCCCCGCTTCATCGGACTGGACAACTTCGCCCGGCTCGGACCGGACGACACCTTCTGGTCGGCGCTCGGCAACACCGCGTACTTCACCTTCGTCAGTGTGCCGCTGACGCTGCTGGTCAGCCTGGGACTGGCGCTGCTGCTCAATCAGGGGCTGCGGCGCATGGCGGTGTTCCGGTCGCTGCTTCTGCTGCCCTACGCGACGATCACCGTGGCGGTGGCCTTCGTCTGGGTCTGGCTCTACATCCCGCACGACGGGCTGATCAACGCGGTGCTCGGTGGCTTCGGCATCGACGGACCGGCCTGGCTGATCTCGGACGACTGGGCCATGCCCGCCCTGATCGTGATGAGTGTCTGGAAGAGCTTCGGCTTCGGCATGGTGATCTTCCTCGCCGGGCTGCAGGCCATTCCGCAACAGCTCTACGAGGCCGCCAAGGTGGACGGGGCCTCGCCCTGGCGGACCTTCCGCGAAGTGACGCTGCCCCTGCTGTCGCCCTCGGTGTTCTTCACCGTCGTCACCTCGATCATCGGCTCCTTCCAGGTCTTCGACCAGGCCCTGGTGATGACCGACGGCGGGCCGGGAACCAGCACCACCACGCTCGTGATGTACATCTACCGGACCGGATTCGAGAACTACGAGCAGGGCTACGCGGCCGCGCAGTCGATGGTGCTGTTCGCGTTCATCGTGGTCATCACCGCGGCGCAGTTCCTGTTCCAGCGGAGGCTGGTGCACTATGACCTCTGA
- a CDS encoding ABC transporter substrate-binding protein, with translation MSSSFSRRALLKGAALGGLATTGALSGCSSGPPPGTATWSMWSSSPEEQRVWTDFGHYVERRMHIRSASTLTPSDGYPTKLDLRLVSGTASMVTALNGWLIPTYASRGAHRPLDDLIAADPDFDLDDFYPAIRSISSFAGRTYAIGFDVAPTVLYYNKTLLERNGVDPPSPTEPMSWDTFRQLAIELSKPKDQYGFTCSPTIDDLVSWIYCAGGNVVDGDRDTSPLDAPEAMQAIHYVVDLFTKDRATPPIDNLVTQNASGAALANFLQGNVAFMQNGPWQVLNVRKASFEWDIVPFPAGPAGSKPRVSGSSFAIPSGVKGDDLDLAWRLLKTLTSTGALDIYARAGRNNPARLSAASAFEPPPANLGIVQRILKGEVAGGHPFDVTTNWNRVRLLLAQDLPRAFLGQKSAGDAIDGVMPRLNALMRQHRDAVRQAT, from the coding sequence ATGTCTTCCAGCTTTTCCCGTCGTGCCCTGCTCAAGGGGGCGGCCCTCGGCGGGCTCGCCACCACGGGAGCCCTCAGCGGCTGCTCCTCCGGCCCGCCGCCCGGCACGGCCACCTGGTCCATGTGGTCCAGCAGCCCCGAGGAGCAGCGGGTCTGGACCGACTTCGGGCATTACGTCGAGCGGCGGATGCACATCAGATCGGCCTCGACGCTCACCCCCTCCGACGGCTACCCCACCAAACTCGACCTGCGGCTCGTCAGCGGAACGGCAAGCATGGTCACCGCCCTGAACGGCTGGCTGATCCCCACCTACGCCTCCCGCGGCGCGCACCGGCCGCTCGACGATCTCATCGCCGCGGACCCCGACTTCGACCTCGACGACTTCTACCCCGCCATTCGCTCCATCTCCTCGTTCGCCGGCCGCACCTACGCCATCGGCTTCGATGTGGCGCCGACCGTGCTCTACTACAACAAGACGCTGCTGGAGCGGAACGGTGTCGATCCGCCGTCCCCGACCGAGCCCATGAGCTGGGACACCTTCCGGCAACTGGCCATCGAGCTGAGCAAGCCGAAGGACCAGTACGGCTTCACCTGCTCGCCGACCATCGACGACCTGGTGTCCTGGATCTACTGCGCCGGTGGCAATGTCGTCGACGGGGACCGTGACACCAGCCCCCTGGACGCCCCCGAGGCAATGCAGGCCATCCACTACGTCGTCGACCTGTTCACCAAGGACCGGGCCACCCCGCCGATCGACAACCTGGTCACCCAGAACGCCTCCGGCGCCGCCCTCGCCAACTTCCTCCAGGGCAACGTGGCCTTCATGCAGAACGGCCCCTGGCAGGTGCTCAACGTCCGCAAGGCGTCCTTCGAATGGGACATCGTCCCCTTCCCCGCGGGCCCGGCGGGAAGCAAGCCGCGGGTGTCGGGCTCCAGCTTCGCCATCCCCTCGGGGGTCAAAGGCGACGATCTCGACCTGGCGTGGCGGCTGCTGAAGACCCTCACCAGCACGGGGGCGCTGGACATCTACGCACGGGCCGGGCGCAACAACCCGGCGCGGCTCTCGGCCGCGAGCGCCTTCGAACCGCCGCCCGCCAACCTCGGCATCGTCCAGCGGATCCTCAAGGGCGAGGTGGCCGGTGGCCATCCCTTCGACGTCACCACCAACTGGAACCGCGTCCGGCTGCTGCTGGCCCAGGACCTGCCCCGGGCCTTCCTCGGCCAAAAGAGCGCCGGCGACGCGATCGACGGTGTCATGCCACGGCTGAACGCCCTGATGCGCCAGCACCGGGACGCCGTCCGCCAGGCCACCTGA
- a CDS encoding muconate cycloisomerase translates to MSRITAVEVFPVAVPFARRFVLGSGAVGTPDQAGAVVFVKLTTEDGVVGWGEQRALPSWSYETAETIAVVIKRHLAPILLELTPFDVELFHARANRRLSPAVSNGFPFARAAVDIALHDAAGKLAGLPVHALLGGKLRDTVPLCSAIGVGEPSAVREHALQSSDYTAYKVKIGGDPVADTAAITAIAEVAAGKPLWLDANQSYRPTALTRLMDAVREVPHLHCVEQPVPGTDTLALRRVRDLIGLPVAIDEGSFTAQDLARTLRLDAADLVVVKICKSGGLRNALKTAQVALAGGLEVLASGLTDCGIGFAAALHLFSQLELALPAELNGPELLTDLYVANLDIVAATATVPSGPGLGVEVDEERIRAESLDLAFL, encoded by the coding sequence ATGTCGCGTATCACGGCGGTCGAGGTCTTCCCCGTGGCCGTGCCGTTCGCCCGGCGGTTCGTGCTGGGCAGCGGCGCCGTCGGCACCCCCGACCAGGCGGGTGCGGTCGTCTTCGTCAAGCTGACCACCGAGGACGGGGTCGTCGGCTGGGGCGAACAGCGGGCCCTGCCCAGCTGGAGCTACGAGACCGCCGAGACGATCGCCGTGGTCATCAAGCGCCATCTGGCCCCCATTCTGCTCGAACTCACCCCGTTCGACGTGGAGTTGTTCCACGCCCGGGCGAACCGCCGGCTGAGCCCCGCGGTGTCCAACGGCTTTCCGTTCGCCCGGGCCGCGGTGGACATCGCCCTGCACGACGCGGCCGGCAAACTGGCCGGGCTGCCCGTCCACGCCCTGCTGGGCGGCAAGCTCCGGGACACGGTTCCGCTCTGCTCGGCCATCGGCGTGGGCGAGCCCTCCGCCGTCCGCGAGCACGCGCTCCAGTCCTCGGACTACACGGCCTACAAGGTGAAGATCGGCGGCGATCCCGTCGCGGACACCGCGGCCATCACCGCGATCGCCGAGGTCGCCGCGGGCAAACCCCTGTGGCTGGACGCCAATCAGTCCTACCGGCCGACCGCCCTGACCCGGCTCATGGACGCGGTACGCGAGGTGCCGCACCTCCACTGCGTGGAACAGCCCGTGCCGGGCACCGACACCCTCGCCCTGCGCCGGGTGCGGGATCTGATCGGCCTGCCGGTCGCCATCGACGAGGGCAGCTTCACCGCCCAGGACCTGGCCCGCACACTGCGCCTGGACGCCGCCGATCTGGTGGTCGTCAAGATCTGCAAGTCCGGCGGCCTGCGCAACGCCCTCAAGACCGCCCAGGTCGCGCTGGCGGGCGGACTGGAGGTGCTGGCCAGCGGGCTGACCGACTGCGGGATCGGCTTCGCTGCCGCGCTGCACCTCTTCAGCCAGCTGGAACTGGCCCTGCCCGCCGAACTGAACGGACCGGAGCTGCTGACCGATCTCTACGTGGCGAACCTGGACATCGTCGCGGCCACCGCCACCGTCCCCTCCGGTCCCGGCCTCGGCGTCGAGGTCGACGAGGAACGCATCCGCGCAGAATCCCTGGACCTGGCCTTTCTCTGA
- a CDS encoding 2-hydroxyacid dehydrogenase — protein MSRLAVAMTPQRAADVISAEARQLIGKRYEVTWADEPLTEDGVARLAAGSDVLLTSWGTPRLDRAIWSGGGGPQVVAHAAGTVKKLIDREVLDQGVTVFSAAGRIAWSVGEYCLAAMLTLARRLPLFDTAIRAGGWKQSGFRGGELTGHRVGILGASSTARALITLLRPFGCEVVVYDPYLDEERAAALGVRTATLEQALGCPFVSVHVPDVAETRGLVSARLIERIPDHAVVVNSARGPAVDQGALLEQVLAGRLFAALDVFDPEPPHLGESVLSCPNLLLTPHIAGDTVDGHLALAGYVMADVADWLDKGVRGPSFVDPASWPIAA, from the coding sequence TTGTCCAGACTCGCCGTCGCCATGACCCCCCAGCGTGCCGCCGATGTGATCAGCGCCGAGGCCCGGCAGCTGATCGGGAAACGTTACGAAGTGACCTGGGCCGATGAGCCGCTGACCGAGGACGGAGTGGCCCGGCTCGCCGCCGGCAGTGACGTACTGCTGACCAGTTGGGGCACGCCCCGTCTGGACCGGGCGATCTGGTCAGGCGGCGGTGGCCCGCAGGTGGTGGCCCACGCCGCCGGGACGGTGAAGAAGCTCATCGACCGCGAGGTGCTCGACCAGGGCGTCACGGTCTTCTCGGCCGCCGGGCGGATCGCCTGGTCCGTGGGGGAGTACTGCCTGGCGGCGATGCTCACCCTGGCCCGCCGGCTGCCGCTGTTCGACACCGCGATACGGGCCGGCGGCTGGAAGCAGAGCGGTTTCCGGGGCGGTGAACTCACCGGCCACCGGGTGGGCATCCTCGGCGCGAGCTCCACGGCCCGCGCCCTGATCACCCTGCTCCGGCCGTTCGGCTGCGAGGTGGTGGTGTACGACCCGTATCTGGACGAGGAGCGGGCCGCCGCGCTGGGGGTACGGACCGCCACGCTCGAGCAGGCGCTCGGCTGCCCGTTCGTCTCCGTCCATGTGCCCGATGTCGCCGAGACCCGCGGCCTGGTGAGCGCCCGGCTCATCGAGCGGATCCCCGACCACGCCGTGGTCGTCAACTCCGCGCGGGGACCGGCCGTCGACCAGGGCGCGCTGCTCGAACAGGTGCTGGCGGGGCGGCTGTTCGCCGCGCTGGACGTCTTCGACCCCGAGCCGCCACACCTCGGCGAGTCCGTGCTGAGCTGCCCCAACCTGCTGCTCACCCCACATATCGCCGGGGACACCGTGGACGGGCATCTGGCGCTGGCCGGCTATGTGATGGCGGACGTCGCCGACTGGCTGGACAAGGGCGTCCGCGGTCCCAGTTTCGTCGACCCCGCCTCCTGGCCCATCGCCGCCTGA
- a CDS encoding LysR family transcriptional regulator — translation MPVQAHFRIAPYSEGMNLSLQQLRGFVAVAEEQHFGRAAARLNMTQPPLTRQIQALERALDVVLFERTGRGARITAAGQVFLDHCHRVLALLDAAPTATRRAADGRTGTLRLAFTAIGAYAILADVLDLVNRHLPDVTVELTELVSPDQFAALSELRIDLGLVRPPIPEGYASLLVHSEDLVLAVPAGHPLAHAGDDAPVALTDVADDYIGYSPEGSRYLHDICAAMIGVDRYAVSQLTSQVPTMLALVRAGLGCALIPRSIMTMGVHGVRYRELAPADAHSVTLHACWSPDSPNPALQRLVDVLTRERLGSGAVTHEAGGGCEIGHTRPK, via the coding sequence ATGCCCGTCCAAGCCCACTTTCGCATCGCCCCATACTCTGAGGGTATGAACCTCTCCCTGCAGCAGCTCCGCGGCTTCGTGGCGGTGGCGGAGGAGCAGCACTTCGGCCGGGCCGCCGCGCGCCTGAACATGACCCAGCCCCCGCTGACCCGTCAGATCCAGGCTCTGGAACGCGCTCTGGACGTCGTCCTGTTCGAGCGCACCGGGCGGGGTGCCCGGATCACCGCCGCGGGCCAGGTCTTCCTCGACCACTGCCACCGGGTCCTGGCCCTGCTGGACGCCGCGCCGACCGCCACCCGTCGCGCCGCCGACGGCCGCACCGGCACCCTGCGGCTCGCCTTCACCGCGATCGGCGCGTACGCCATCCTGGCCGATGTCCTGGATCTGGTGAACCGCCACCTCCCCGACGTCACCGTCGAGCTGACCGAACTGGTCAGCCCCGACCAGTTCGCCGCCCTCTCGGAGCTGCGCATCGACCTGGGTCTGGTGCGGCCGCCCATCCCCGAGGGGTACGCGTCGCTCCTGGTCCACTCCGAGGACCTGGTCCTCGCGGTCCCGGCCGGCCACCCGCTGGCCCATGCCGGCGACGACGCCCCCGTCGCCCTGACGGACGTGGCCGATGACTACATCGGGTACAGCCCCGAGGGTTCCCGCTATCTGCACGACATCTGCGCCGCCATGATCGGCGTGGACCGCTACGCCGTCAGCCAGTTGACCTCCCAGGTACCCACCATGCTCGCCCTGGTCCGCGCGGGCCTCGGCTGCGCCCTGATACCCCGCTCGATCATGACCATGGGCGTCCACGGCGTCCGCTACCGCGAACTGGCCCCCGCCGACGCCCACTCCGTCACCCTCCACGCCTGCTGGAGCCCCGACAGCCCCAACCCGGCCCTCCAGCGGCTGGTGGACGTCCTCACCCGGGAGCGCCTGGGGAGCGGCGCCGTGACGCATGAGGCCGGAGGTGGCTGTGAGATAGGCCATACACGGCCGAAGTAA